A portion of the Bacteroides faecium genome contains these proteins:
- a CDS encoding LytR/AlgR family response regulator transcription factor yields the protein MKTVIIEDEKAAVRNLSSLLNEVKPDAEIAAILDSIGSTIEWFGSHPMPDLIFMDIHLADGSAFEIFNHVSITCPIIFTTAYDEYALRAFKVNSIDYLLKPIGKEDIERALAKLGNLQHTAAPDSQPRHNPHQEEELLQLFHSLKKQENYKTHFLIPMKGDKLLPVSVDMILLFYIKDCQVKAVLTDGTEYNFTQTLDELTDCLNPHLFFRANRQYLVSREAIKDIDLWFNSRLSINVRYSGIKEKILVSKARVAEFKEWFSKKQ from the coding sequence ATGAAGACTGTCATTATAGAAGATGAAAAGGCAGCGGTACGCAACCTTTCCTCATTACTCAACGAAGTAAAGCCGGACGCGGAAATTGCCGCCATACTAGATAGTATCGGTTCCACTATCGAATGGTTCGGCTCTCACCCGATGCCGGATTTGATATTCATGGATATTCATCTGGCGGACGGATCGGCTTTTGAGATATTCAATCACGTCAGTATCACTTGCCCGATTATCTTCACCACTGCCTATGACGAATATGCTCTGCGGGCTTTCAAAGTGAACAGTATCGACTATTTACTGAAACCTATCGGCAAGGAAGACATCGAACGTGCCCTCGCCAAACTGGGAAACTTACAGCATACCGCCGCTCCCGACTCTCAACCGCGCCACAACCCACACCAGGAAGAAGAACTGCTACAACTTTTCCATTCGCTCAAAAAGCAGGAGAACTATAAGACGCACTTCCTTATCCCAATGAAAGGAGACAAGCTCTTGCCTGTCTCCGTAGATATGATACTATTATTTTATATCAAAGATTGCCAGGTTAAAGCTGTCTTAACCGACGGCACAGAATACAACTTTACCCAAACTCTGGACGAACTCACCGACTGTCTCAATCCCCACCTTTTCTTCCGCGCCAACCGCCAATATCTGGTGTCGCGGGAAGCTATCAAAGATATTGATTTATGGTTCAACAGCCGGTTGTCCATCAATGTGCGCTATTCCGGAATCAAGGAAAAAATTCTGGTCAGCAAGGCACGGGTGGCGGAGTTCAAAGAGTGGTTCTCTAAGAAACAATAA
- a CDS encoding sensor histidine kinase, producing the protein MIVKAIKKDKYVLSTVIISMAVAVLIHFPESVSLFDRFESHSLFPGMKFMDVANEILFTFLSLLLLFAVNTRLFHFNQSSIKITGTKILLSFILTWILSNLLGQVFVFLHKTFDIPAIDAMVHHYLHPLRDFIMACLVTSSCYIIHLIYRQQQVLIENEQLQAENIRNQYEVLKNQLNPHMLFNSLNTLRSLVRENQDKAQDYIQELSRVLRYTLQSNESQSVSLREEMEFASAYIFLLKMRFENNLQFDIQIAKAYEDFRLPPMAVQVLIENAVKHNEISNRKPLAIHITTDGNGFLSVSNDIQPKWTATPGTGIGLVNLAKRYHLLFKQEIQITEDKEFTVSIPLIDEAQ; encoded by the coding sequence ATGATAGTAAAGGCAATAAAAAAAGACAAATATGTGCTTTCCACAGTCATTATCTCGATGGCTGTGGCGGTATTAATCCATTTTCCGGAATCTGTATCCCTTTTCGACCGGTTCGAGAGCCATTCGTTATTTCCCGGAATGAAGTTTATGGATGTGGCTAATGAGATACTCTTTACTTTTCTGTCTCTGCTCCTGCTTTTCGCTGTCAATACACGGCTGTTCCATTTCAACCAGTCGTCTATCAAGATTACGGGAACAAAGATTTTGCTCTCTTTCATCCTGACGTGGATATTGAGTAATCTGTTGGGACAAGTCTTTGTCTTTCTGCACAAAACGTTCGATATTCCAGCTATCGACGCGATGGTACACCATTATCTGCATCCGTTGAGGGATTTCATCATGGCGTGTCTTGTCACCAGCAGTTGTTATATCATCCATCTGATATACCGCCAGCAGCAGGTGCTCATTGAGAACGAGCAACTCCAGGCGGAAAATATCCGCAACCAATACGAGGTCTTGAAAAACCAGCTCAACCCGCATATGCTATTCAATTCGTTGAATACTTTGCGTTCATTGGTACGTGAGAATCAGGACAAAGCCCAAGACTATATCCAGGAACTTTCCCGGGTACTGAGATATACCCTGCAAAGCAACGAGTCACAGAGTGTCAGCCTTCGCGAAGAAATGGAATTCGCTTCCGCTTATATCTTCCTGCTAAAGATGCGCTTTGAGAACAACTTGCAGTTCGACATACAGATAGCCAAAGCATACGAAGATTTCCGGCTTCCACCGATGGCTGTGCAAGTATTGATTGAGAATGCCGTTAAACACAATGAAATAAGTAACCGGAAACCGCTGGCTATCCATATCACCACAGACGGGAATGGCTTCTTATCCGTCAGCAATGACATTCAGCCCAAATGGACTGCCACCCCCGGAACGGGTATCGGGCTAGTTAATCTTGCCAAGAGATACCACCTTTTATTCAAGCAAGAGATACAAATCACAGAGGATAAAGAATTTACCGTTTCTATTCCCCTGATTGACGAAGCACAATAA
- a CDS encoding efflux RND transporter periplasmic adaptor subunit — protein MKKIFYSVLLLALTACKGNQQITDNETGMVSATEVAADTVAKQPEVDAVTSATSKPNQVSFNGRIVLPPQRQATIALTMGGVVKNTSLLPGQHIAKNAVIATLENPEFITLQQTYLDSHAQAEYLLAEYERQKALSAEQAASQKKFQQSKADYLSMKSRQDAAAAQLSLLGVAPETLLKNGIQPLLEVKAPISGYAANVAMNIGKYINPGEALCEIIDKSSPMLCLTTYEKDLADIQVGSPVQFRVNGMGTQTFNGTVVSIGQKVDETNRSLEVYSSIKETNAQFRPGMYVTAHIQKND, from the coding sequence ATGAAGAAGATATTTTATTCTGTCCTTTTACTTGCTTTGACAGCTTGTAAGGGCAACCAACAAATTACGGATAACGAAACTGGTATGGTTTCCGCAACTGAAGTTGCGGCAGACACCGTGGCGAAACAACCCGAAGTGGATGCCGTCACTTCCGCGACTTCGAAACCGAATCAGGTTTCATTCAACGGGCGCATTGTCCTTCCACCCCAACGACAGGCGACCATAGCGTTAACGATGGGTGGGGTAGTCAAGAACACTTCTCTGTTGCCCGGACAACATATAGCTAAGAACGCAGTTATCGCCACCTTGGAAAATCCGGAATTCATTACCCTGCAACAGACTTATCTTGACAGTCATGCGCAAGCGGAATATCTTCTGGCGGAATACGAGCGTCAAAAGGCACTTTCCGCCGAACAGGCGGCTTCGCAAAAGAAGTTCCAGCAGAGCAAAGCGGATTATCTCTCCATGAAAAGCCGCCAGGATGCTGCCGCCGCACAACTCTCACTACTGGGTGTCGCCCCGGAGACATTGCTAAAGAACGGCATCCAGCCATTGCTGGAAGTGAAAGCCCCCATCAGCGGCTATGCAGCCAATGTGGCAATGAATATAGGCAAATATATCAATCCGGGAGAAGCTCTTTGTGAGATTATTGACAAAAGCTCCCCGATGCTCTGCCTGACTACTTACGAAAAAGACCTTGCAGACATACAAGTGGGCAGTCCCGTGCAGTTCCGCGTCAACGGGATGGGAACGCAGACTTTCAACGGAACAGTAGTCTCCATCGGACAAAAAGTAGACGAAACCAACCGTTCGCTCGAAGTTTATTCATCTATCAAAGAGACAAACGCACAATTCCGACCGGGCATGTATGTCACAGCACATATTCAGAAAAACGATTAA
- a CDS encoding CusA/CzcA family heavy metal efflux RND transporter, whose product MFTAIVRFSIKKKMFVGLTTLFLLIGGIYAMLTLPIDAVPDITNNQVQIVTVSPTLAPQEVEQLITMPIELAMSNIMNVEDIRSVSRFGLSVVTVVFKESVPTLDARQLINEQIQTVTGEIPPELGAPEMMPITTGLGEIYQYILKVAPGYEEKYDAMELRTIQDWMVKRQLSGIPGIVEINSFGGYLKQYEVAVDPDALFSLNITIGEVFEALSSNNQNTGGSYIEKAKNAYYIRSEGMITRTKDIERIVVANRNGIPVHISDVGVVRFGSPKRFGAMTMDGEGECVGGIAMMLKGANANVVTQELEKRVEKIQHLLPEGVSIEPYLNRSELVNRNISTVVNNLIEGAIIVFLVLIIFLGNVRAGLIVASVIPLAMLFAFIMMRLFNVTANLMSLGAIDFGIVVDGSIVILEGILAHIYGKQFRGRTFTREEMDKEVEKGASGVVRSATFAVLIILIVFFPILTLNGIEGKYFTPMAKTLVFCIIGALILSLTYVPMMASLFLKHTIVVKPTLADRFFEKLNSVYQRCLRSCLHHKWRTVIVAFAALIGSLFLFTRLGAEFIPTLDEGDFAMQMTLPAGSSLSESIEVSRLAEKTLMDKFPEIKHVVAKIGTAEVPTDPMAVEDADVMIIMKPFKEWTSAGNRAEMVDKMKEALEPLSERAEFNFSQPIQLRFNELMTGAKADIAVKLYGEDTHELYEKAKEAAAYVEKVPGASDVIVEQTMGLPQLVVKYNRSKIARYGINIEELNTIIRTAYAGESSGVVFENERRFDLVVRLDQEKVADLNLDKLFVRTSEGIQIPVGEVASIDLVSGPLQINRDATKRRIVIGVNVRDADIQQVVADIQKTLDRNVKLKPGYYFEYGGQFENLQNAIHTLLIVIPVALMLILLILFFAFKNITYTLMVFSTVPLSLIGGIVALWLRGLPFSISAGVGFIALFGVAVLNGILMVNHFNELRKQNAYPMTTNRIIAKGTPHLLRPVFLTGLVASLGFVPMAIATSAGAEVQRPLATVVIGGLIISTVLTLLIIPVFYKIVNSLATWKRPGAKFHLPFFVLLPLFLLIPSFVSAQQASTVTLEQAIEMAKQNHPRLKMATNAIQQAKATRGEIVEASPTSFSYSWGQLNGENKKDKELAFEQSLGSLLTPFYKNALVNRQVKTTTFYRQMVEKEVTAEVKRAWAYYQYAANLCAMYRDQDKMAEKLQHIGELRYQQGEITLLEKNMMTTVAAELHNRWFQAQEEEKMALARFRWSCYSDQPIVPADSTLSLFYTSLSDGTLSGAHTAYFQSQADEAKAMLHVERSHFFPEISVGYTRQDILPLKNLNAWMVGISFPIYFLPQKSKVKQARLSATSAQIQADANILELRNKVLELEASLRRYNESLRYYTSSALKEADELTKAANLQLQQSETGIAEYIQSITTARDIRRGYIETVYQYNIAALEYELFR is encoded by the coding sequence ATGTTTACAGCCATTGTACGTTTTTCAATCAAAAAGAAGATGTTTGTAGGGCTCACTACCCTCTTCCTGCTTATCGGCGGTATCTACGCGATGTTGACATTGCCCATCGACGCCGTGCCCGATATCACCAACAACCAGGTACAGATTGTGACCGTGTCGCCCACCCTCGCACCGCAAGAGGTAGAACAGCTCATCACCATGCCTATCGAACTAGCGATGAGCAACATCATGAATGTAGAAGATATCCGTTCCGTCAGCCGCTTCGGGCTATCGGTGGTGACCGTTGTGTTCAAAGAAAGCGTCCCTACCCTCGATGCCCGGCAGCTTATCAACGAACAGATACAAACCGTCACCGGAGAGATTCCCCCCGAACTCGGAGCACCGGAAATGATGCCCATCACCACCGGACTCGGAGAAATCTACCAGTACATACTGAAAGTAGCCCCCGGCTACGAAGAGAAATACGATGCTATGGAACTCCGCACCATTCAGGACTGGATGGTGAAACGCCAGTTGTCCGGCATACCGGGTATCGTAGAAATCAACAGTTTCGGCGGCTACCTGAAACAGTATGAAGTCGCCGTCGACCCGGACGCGCTCTTCTCACTGAACATCACCATCGGAGAAGTATTCGAAGCCCTCAGCAGCAACAACCAGAACACTGGCGGAAGCTATATAGAAAAAGCGAAGAATGCCTATTATATCCGGTCGGAAGGTATGATTACCCGGACGAAGGACATCGAGCGCATCGTTGTAGCCAACCGGAACGGGATTCCGGTACATATCAGCGATGTAGGCGTAGTCCGTTTCGGCTCTCCCAAACGTTTCGGCGCCATGACAATGGACGGCGAAGGCGAGTGTGTAGGCGGAATCGCGATGATGCTGAAAGGAGCCAACGCCAACGTCGTCACCCAGGAACTTGAAAAAAGAGTAGAGAAGATACAGCACCTGCTGCCCGAAGGTGTCAGCATCGAACCTTATCTGAACCGCTCGGAACTGGTGAACCGAAATATCTCAACCGTTGTCAACAACCTGATTGAAGGTGCAATTATCGTATTCCTCGTACTTATCATCTTCCTCGGCAATGTACGTGCCGGACTGATTGTCGCGTCAGTCATTCCGCTGGCGATGCTCTTTGCCTTTATCATGATGCGCCTTTTCAATGTCACCGCCAACCTGATGAGCCTCGGCGCCATCGACTTCGGTATCGTTGTGGACGGCTCTATCGTCATACTGGAAGGCATCCTCGCCCATATCTACGGCAAGCAGTTCCGGGGACGGACATTCACCCGTGAAGAGATGGACAAAGAAGTGGAAAAAGGAGCATCCGGCGTAGTCCGCTCGGCAACTTTCGCCGTATTGATTATCCTGATAGTATTCTTCCCCATCCTCACCCTCAACGGAATTGAAGGGAAATACTTCACCCCGATGGCAAAAACACTTGTATTCTGCATCATCGGAGCCTTGATTCTTTCACTCACCTATGTCCCGATGATGGCATCGCTCTTCCTGAAACATACCATCGTGGTGAAACCGACACTTGCCGACCGTTTCTTCGAGAAACTGAACAGCGTATATCAACGCTGCCTTCGCTCCTGTCTGCATCACAAGTGGCGTACCGTCATCGTAGCCTTTGCCGCGCTAATCGGTTCGCTCTTCCTCTTCACCCGGCTGGGTGCCGAATTTATCCCGACCCTGGACGAAGGCGACTTTGCCATGCAAATGACATTGCCTGCCGGAAGTTCGTTGTCAGAAAGTATCGAAGTATCCCGTCTGGCAGAAAAGACGCTGATGGACAAATTCCCGGAAATCAAGCACGTGGTTGCCAAAATCGGAACGGCGGAAGTCCCCACCGACCCGATGGCAGTAGAAGACGCTGACGTGATGATTATCATGAAACCTTTCAAAGAATGGACCAGCGCAGGAAACCGTGCGGAAATGGTGGATAAGATGAAGGAAGCACTCGAACCACTGTCCGAGCGTGCCGAATTCAACTTCTCGCAACCGATACAGCTCCGTTTTAATGAGCTGATGACAGGAGCCAAAGCGGACATTGCCGTCAAACTGTACGGAGAAGACACCCACGAACTCTACGAAAAAGCAAAAGAAGCCGCCGCCTATGTAGAAAAAGTGCCGGGAGCGTCGGACGTCATCGTAGAGCAGACGATGGGATTGCCCCAGCTCGTAGTGAAATACAACCGCAGCAAGATAGCCCGCTACGGCATCAACATAGAAGAACTCAACACGATTATCCGAACCGCCTATGCCGGAGAATCCAGCGGTGTAGTGTTTGAAAACGAACGAAGGTTCGACCTCGTCGTCCGTCTCGACCAGGAGAAAGTAGCGGATTTGAATCTCGACAAATTGTTTGTGCGCACTTCCGAAGGAATCCAGATTCCGGTCGGAGAAGTAGCGAGCATAGACCTCGTCAGCGGACCTCTCCAAATCAACCGCGACGCTACGAAACGCCGTATCGTCATCGGTGTCAATGTGCGTGACGCGGATATACAGCAAGTGGTGGCGGACATACAAAAGACACTGGACAGGAACGTCAAGCTGAAACCGGGATATTACTTCGAATACGGCGGTCAGTTCGAGAACTTGCAGAACGCTATTCACACACTGCTCATTGTCATTCCGGTAGCATTGATGCTCATCCTGTTGATTCTGTTCTTTGCTTTCAAGAATATCACCTATACACTGATGGTATTCTCCACCGTTCCGTTGTCGCTTATCGGCGGTATCGTCGCCCTTTGGCTGCGCGGGCTTCCGTTCAGCATATCGGCGGGTGTAGGCTTCATCGCATTATTCGGTGTGGCGGTGCTGAACGGTATCCTCATGGTGAATCACTTCAACGAACTTCGTAAACAAAACGCTTACCCCATGACTACAAATCGAATCATCGCCAAGGGAACTCCGCATCTGCTCCGTCCCGTATTCCTGACAGGCTTGGTGGCATCATTGGGATTTGTCCCGATGGCTATCGCCACTTCCGCCGGTGCCGAGGTGCAACGCCCGCTGGCAACTGTCGTTATCGGTGGATTGATTATCTCCACTGTGTTGACGTTGCTTATCATTCCGGTGTTCTACAAAATTGTGAACTCATTGGCAACCTGGAAACGTCCGGGAGCCAAGTTTCACCTGCCGTTCTTCGTCCTTCTTCCCCTGTTCCTGCTGATTCCTTCTTTCGTTTCCGCGCAACAGGCATCGACCGTCACTTTGGAACAGGCTATCGAGATGGCGAAACAGAATCACCCCCGTCTGAAAATGGCAACAAACGCCATCCAACAAGCCAAGGCTACCCGTGGAGAGATTGTAGAAGCATCCCCAACCTCATTCAGCTATTCCTGGGGGCAACTCAACGGAGAGAACAAGAAAGACAAGGAACTGGCTTTCGAGCAAAGCCTGGGTTCTCTGCTGACGCCGTTCTACAAGAATGCATTAGTCAACCGACAAGTGAAAACAACCACATTCTATCGTCAGATGGTGGAGAAGGAAGTCACGGCAGAAGTGAAGCGGGCATGGGCGTACTACCAATACGCCGCCAACCTCTGTGCAATGTACCGCGACCAGGATAAGATGGCGGAAAAGTTACAGCATATCGGTGAACTGCGTTATCAACAGGGGGAAATCACTCTGCTCGAAAAGAATATGATGACAACCGTCGCCGCCGAACTTCACAACCGTTGGTTCCAGGCACAGGAAGAAGAGAAAATGGCTTTGGCACGCTTCCGTTGGAGTTGTTATTCAGACCAGCCGATTGTTCCGGCAGATTCTACCTTATCGCTGTTTTATACCAGCCTTTCAGACGGGACACTGTCGGGAGCACACACTGCTTACTTTCAAAGTCAGGCGGACGAAGCGAAAGCAATGCTTCATGTAGAGCGGAGCCATTTCTTTCCGGAAATCAGCGTGGGATATACCCGCCAGGATATTCTTCCGTTGAAGAATCTGAATGCATGGATGGTGGGTATCTCCTTCCCTATCTACTTCCTGCCCCAAAAGAGCAAGGTGAAGCAAGCACGGTTATCCGCTACCTCAGCACAAATTCAGGCAGACGCGAATATTCTCGAATTGAGAAACAAAGTGCTTGAGCTGGAAGCTTCACTTCGCAGATACAACGAGAGCTTACGCTACTACACTTCTTCCGCCTTGAAAGAAGCGGACGAATTGACCAAGGCTGCCAATCTCCAGTTGCAACAGAGCGAAACGGGTATAGCGGAATACATACAGTCCATAACAACCGCCCGGGATATTCGCCGCGGCTATATCGAGACTGTCTACCAATATAACATTGCCGCATTAGAGTATGAACTCTTTAGATAA
- a CDS encoding glutathione peroxidase: MKSFILMVVAMVCAISLEAQNKSFYDFTVQTIDGKEFPLSSLKGKKVLVVNVASKCGLTPQYAKLQELYEKYKDKNFVIIGFPANNFMGQEPGSNEEIAKFCSLNYDVTFPMMAKISVKGKEMAPLYQWLTEKKLNGKEDAPVQWNFQKFMIDENGNWIGFVAPKESPFSEKIITWIEKE; the protein is encoded by the coding sequence ATGAAATCATTTATTTTAATGGTGGTAGCTATGGTGTGTGCAATATCTTTGGAAGCGCAGAATAAGTCTTTCTACGACTTCACTGTGCAAACGATTGACGGTAAGGAATTTCCTCTTTCGTCTTTGAAAGGGAAAAAAGTGCTGGTGGTGAATGTGGCTTCAAAGTGTGGCTTGACTCCTCAGTATGCCAAGTTGCAGGAATTGTACGAGAAGTATAAGGATAAGAACTTCGTTATTATCGGCTTTCCCGCCAATAACTTTATGGGACAGGAACCGGGGAGCAATGAAGAGATTGCCAAGTTCTGTTCATTGAACTATGATGTCACTTTCCCGATGATGGCTAAGATTTCCGTCAAAGGCAAGGAGATGGCTCCACTTTATCAATGGCTGACGGAGAAGAAACTGAATGGAAAAGAAGATGCACCCGTTCAGTGGAACTTCCAGAAGTTTATGATTGACGAGAACGGAAACTGGATTGGGTTCGTAGCCCCCAAAGAGAGCCCGTTCTCGGAGAAAATCATTACTTGGATAGAGAAGGAATAA
- a CDS encoding NUDIX hydrolase produces MSSDNNQEMFPVVDEQGNITGAATRGECHSGSKLLHPVVHLHVFNTKGDLYLQKRPEWKDIQPGKWDTAVGGHIDLGESVEIALKREVREELGITDFTPELLTNYVFESDREKELVFVHKTVYDGEIRPSDELDGGRFWTVEEIEENLGKGIFTPNFEGELKKVSLIPSLSK; encoded by the coding sequence ATGTCAAGCGATAACAACCAAGAAATGTTCCCCGTCGTCGATGAACAGGGAAATATCACCGGAGCCGCCACCCGCGGAGAATGCCACAGCGGCAGCAAATTGCTTCATCCGGTCGTCCATCTGCACGTCTTCAACACGAAAGGGGATTTGTATCTGCAAAAACGTCCCGAGTGGAAAGACATCCAACCCGGGAAATGGGATACGGCCGTAGGCGGACATATCGATTTAGGCGAAAGCGTAGAGATAGCCCTTAAACGGGAAGTCCGTGAAGAACTGGGCATCACGGACTTTACTCCCGAGCTTCTGACTAATTATGTTTTCGAGTCCGACCGCGAGAAGGAACTTGTATTCGTTCATAAGACAGTCTACGACGGTGAAATCCGCCCCAGCGACGAACTGGACGGCGGACGGTTCTGGACCGTCGAAGAAATAGAAGAAAACCTGGGAAAAGGCATTTTCACTCCCAACTTTGAAGGAGAACTGAAAAAAGTATCCCTTATTCCTTCTCTATCCAAGTAA